A genomic window from Brevibacillus agri includes:
- a CDS encoding alpha-ketoacid dehydrogenase subunit beta: protein MIRKLTMIQAITEAMDQKMAEDSRVMLLGEDIGVNGGVFRATEDLIHKYGATRVVDTPLSEAGMIGAAIGLAMNGLIPVVEIQFLAFIYPGFEQIVSHAARMRYRTRGQYHVPMVIRTPYGAGIRGPELHSESVETFFAHVPGLKVVAPSTPYDAKGLLIAAMEDPDPVIFLEPTKLYRAFKEEVPEEMYCVPIGKAKVVREGTDISIFAWGAMLRVAEEAAKRIEREQGASCEVVDLRTIYPLDRDAIVQSIKKTGRAVVVHEAHKTAGMGAEIISIINDEALIYLKAPVKRITGFDVPVPQFSIEDDYLPTPARVMSGIVETLTF from the coding sequence ATGATTCGCAAACTGACGATGATTCAGGCAATTACGGAAGCCATGGATCAAAAGATGGCAGAAGATTCGCGCGTCATGCTGCTCGGCGAAGACATCGGCGTGAACGGAGGGGTTTTTCGCGCGACCGAAGACTTGATTCACAAATACGGGGCCACTCGCGTCGTCGACACGCCGCTGTCCGAGGCGGGCATGATCGGGGCGGCCATCGGGCTTGCCATGAACGGGCTGATTCCGGTCGTCGAGATTCAGTTTCTGGCCTTTATTTATCCCGGCTTCGAGCAGATCGTGTCCCATGCAGCGCGGATGCGTTACCGGACTCGCGGCCAGTACCATGTGCCGATGGTCATTCGCACGCCATACGGCGCAGGCATTCGCGGGCCGGAGCTGCACTCGGAGAGCGTCGAGACGTTTTTTGCCCACGTGCCAGGGCTGAAGGTAGTGGCGCCGAGCACGCCCTATGACGCAAAAGGCTTGCTGATCGCTGCGATGGAAGACCCGGACCCGGTCATCTTTTTGGAGCCGACCAAGCTGTATCGGGCTTTCAAGGAAGAAGTCCCCGAAGAGATGTACTGCGTGCCGATCGGGAAAGCAAAAGTGGTGCGCGAAGGCACGGATATTTCGATTTTTGCCTGGGGAGCGATGCTGCGCGTAGCCGAGGAAGCGGCGAAGCGGATTGAGCGTGAGCAGGGAGCGAGCTGTGAGGTCGTGGACTTGCGCACGATCTACCCGCTCGACCGCGACGCGATTGTCCAGTCGATCAAAAAGACCGGGCGCGCCGTCGTCGTCCACGAGGCGCACAAGACCGCAGGGATGGGAGCGGAAATCATCTCGATCATTAACGATGAGGCGCTGATTTATTTGAAGGCTCCCGTGAAGCGGATTACGGGCTTTGACGTGCCTGTCCCGCAGTTCAGCATCGAGGACGATTATTTGCCGACGCCCGCGCGCGTCATGAGCGGCATAGTGGAAACGCTTACGTTTTAG
- a CDS encoding dihydrolipoamide acetyltransferase family protein, with translation MVEFKLPDVGEGMHEGEILKVLVRPGEAVVQDQPVIEVQTDKVSAELSAPATGVVQEIRIAEGDTVEVGTVLLVIDTGAASGEGTEAKPTVTPVSAPEKQSTATVPARQGASRSLATPYVRQLAREMKIDIEQVSGTGPAGRVTEEDLRQFASAGQKRALQEVSATAFAAAPVNEPAEPARPVTPAAVSKTAEQEKPVQKQAASQASALPVGVGDHLIERLPLKGIRKKISEHMVKSVTVIPHVTSVDELEMDQLQALRERLKPHAEKKQLKLTFLPFFIKALVIALKEYPVMNASIDDATNEILLKRFYHIGIATDTPDGLIVPVIRDADRKSIFQLAAEIKQLAELARQGKLTLEQITGGTFTISNVGPIGGLQATPIINHPEVAILALHKMEKRWVVREEEGVIRQMMNISLSFDHRLIDGVTAVRFTNRIKELLEDPNLLFAEMV, from the coding sequence ATGGTGGAGTTCAAACTCCCGGATGTGGGAGAAGGCATGCATGAAGGGGAAATCCTCAAGGTGCTGGTTCGCCCGGGCGAAGCAGTCGTCCAGGACCAGCCTGTCATTGAGGTACAGACGGACAAAGTCAGCGCAGAGCTGTCCGCTCCGGCAACCGGGGTCGTCCAGGAAATTCGCATTGCCGAGGGCGACACGGTCGAGGTGGGAACGGTACTGCTGGTGATCGACACAGGGGCAGCAAGCGGAGAGGGCACGGAAGCGAAGCCGACTGTTACGCCTGTATCTGCACCGGAAAAGCAATCGACCGCTACGGTTCCGGCTCGTCAAGGGGCGAGCCGTTCCTTGGCGACGCCGTACGTGCGGCAGTTGGCGCGAGAAATGAAAATCGACATTGAACAGGTGAGCGGCACGGGGCCAGCCGGACGCGTCACCGAAGAAGATTTGCGCCAGTTTGCCAGCGCCGGGCAAAAGCGCGCGCTGCAAGAAGTATCGGCGACTGCTTTTGCCGCAGCTCCCGTGAACGAGCCGGCGGAGCCTGCGCGTCCAGTGACGCCAGCAGCCGTTAGCAAGACGGCAGAACAGGAAAAGCCCGTGCAAAAGCAAGCGGCCTCCCAGGCGTCGGCCTTGCCCGTGGGCGTGGGCGATCACCTGATCGAACGTCTGCCGCTGAAAGGCATCCGCAAAAAAATCTCCGAGCACATGGTGAAATCCGTGACGGTCATTCCGCACGTCACCTCTGTCGACGAGCTGGAAATGGATCAGCTTCAGGCGCTGCGGGAGCGGCTGAAACCGCATGCCGAGAAAAAGCAGCTCAAGCTGACGTTTTTGCCGTTTTTCATCAAGGCGCTGGTGATCGCGCTGAAGGAATATCCGGTCATGAACGCTTCCATTGACGATGCTACCAACGAAATTTTGCTAAAGCGCTTTTATCATATCGGGATTGCAACCGATACGCCGGACGGGCTGATCGTGCCTGTTATCCGGGACGCAGACCGCAAATCCATTTTTCAACTGGCAGCGGAGATCAAACAACTGGCTGAGCTTGCTCGCCAAGGCAAGCTGACGCTTGAGCAGATTACAGGCGGGACGTTTACGATCAGCAATGTGGGGCCGATCGGCGGCCTGCAAGCGACGCCGATCATCAACCATCCGGAGGTTGCGATTTTGGCCCTGCACAAAATGGAAAAGCGCTGGGTCGTGCGCGAAGAGGAAGGCGTAATTCGGCAAATGATGAACATATCGCTGTCCTTTGACCACCGGCTGATCGACGGAGTGACGGCAGTGCGCTTTACCAACCGGATCAAGGAGCTGCTCGAAGATCCGAATCTATTGTTCGCGGAGATGGTCTAA
- the lpdA gene encoding dihydrolipoyl dehydrogenase, which translates to MVVGEIAIETDVVVIGGGPGGYAAAIRLGQLGQSVVLVEKEVLGGVCLNRGCIPSKALIHAAGEYHKLAGLGKLGIRLPDGSAAFHMPDWQAWKESVVAQLSQGVEQLCQANGVTVVKGSATFLSADRIGVETGGDFETYKFRQAIIATGSRPFAPKALAPDHERILDSTDLLNLQELPKSLAIIGGGYIGMELGMALAKLGTSVTVVEAAPGILPQTAPHLTQEVRKQAKKLGISVKTATKVEEISRSGDQVTLAVLSEPHGREELTVDKALVTIGRVPNTGDIGLGQAGVVIDEKGYIPVNAECRTNQPHIFAIGDVTPGPALAHRASKQGIVAAEVIAGLPSSVDSPYVPYVIFTDPPIAGVGLTPEEAKEQGYRVRTASFPYRANGKALVIDERDGFAEVVVEEDTHLLVGMHVVGADAPNLIGEGALALELAARVEDLALTIHPHPTLSEVWLEAAEAALGHAIHIVNKK; encoded by the coding sequence ATGGTAGTTGGGGAAATCGCAATCGAAACAGACGTTGTCGTCATCGGAGGGGGCCCTGGCGGCTATGCGGCGGCCATTCGCCTCGGCCAGTTGGGCCAATCAGTCGTCCTGGTGGAAAAAGAGGTGTTGGGCGGCGTGTGCCTCAACCGGGGCTGCATTCCCTCCAAAGCGTTGATTCATGCCGCAGGCGAGTACCATAAGCTGGCCGGGCTGGGCAAGCTGGGGATCAGGCTGCCGGACGGAAGCGCGGCGTTTCACATGCCGGACTGGCAAGCGTGGAAAGAGTCCGTAGTTGCGCAATTGAGCCAGGGGGTAGAGCAGCTTTGCCAGGCAAACGGAGTGACGGTAGTCAAAGGCTCCGCCACGTTTCTTTCTGCCGACCGGATCGGAGTCGAGACTGGCGGCGATTTTGAGACGTACAAGTTCCGCCAGGCGATCATTGCCACAGGCTCCCGCCCTTTTGCGCCGAAGGCTTTGGCGCCGGACCATGAGCGTATTCTGGATTCCACGGACTTGTTGAACCTGCAGGAACTGCCGAAGTCGCTTGCGATCATTGGCGGCGGCTATATCGGGATGGAGCTGGGCATGGCGCTTGCCAAGCTGGGAACGAGCGTGACGGTCGTAGAGGCAGCACCAGGCATTTTGCCGCAGACGGCTCCCCACTTGACGCAGGAAGTGCGGAAGCAGGCGAAAAAGCTGGGGATAAGCGTGAAGACGGCGACAAAAGTCGAGGAAATCTCGCGTAGCGGTGACCAGGTGACACTTGCCGTCCTCTCTGAGCCGCACGGACGCGAAGAGCTTACGGTGGACAAAGCATTGGTGACGATTGGCCGGGTGCCGAACACGGGGGATATCGGGTTGGGGCAAGCCGGAGTCGTGATCGATGAAAAAGGCTACATTCCCGTCAATGCCGAGTGCCGCACCAACCAGCCGCACATTTTTGCCATTGGCGATGTGACGCCCGGGCCTGCACTGGCGCACCGCGCCTCGAAGCAAGGCATCGTGGCCGCCGAAGTCATCGCGGGCTTGCCAAGCAGCGTGGACTCGCCGTATGTCCCTTACGTCATTTTTACCGACCCGCCAATCGCCGGTGTCGGCCTGACGCCAGAAGAAGCAAAGGAGCAGGGCTATCGGGTCAGAACGGCGTCGTTTCCGTATCGGGCGAACGGCAAAGCTTTGGTGATCGACGAGCGTGACGGCTTCGCAGAAGTGGTCGTCGAGGAAGACACGCACCTGCTAGTGGGCATGCACGTAGTCGGCGCGGATGCACCGAACCTCATCGGAGAAGGTGCGCTGGCTCTGGAGCTTGCTGCCAGAGTCGAGGATTTGGCGCTCACCATCCACCCGCACCCGACCTTGAGCGAGGTGTGGCTGGAAGCAGCGGAAGCCGCCCTCGGACACGCCATCCACATCGTCAACAAAAAATGA